One region of Kytococcus sedentarius DSM 20547 genomic DNA includes:
- the thiD gene encoding bifunctional hydroxymethylpyrimidine kinase/phosphomethylpyrimidine kinase — translation MSTPTVLSIAGSDPSGGAGIQADLKTFSALGAYGCAALTALTAQNTRGVTGIHPVPPEFVRDQVLTLVDDVQVDAVKIGMLGSAAVAEAVADLVGEVLDCPVVLDPVMVSTAGARLLDRDAVEAVLRLAPLVDLVTPNGPEAAVMLGCEEARTVTQQTEQAQELYRRLGTRVLLKGGHLPGPRATDVLADHDGTATLTALRVVTDNTHGTGCTLSSAIAALLPQRGDWGDAIEGAKDYLTDALRRSDELGIGHGAGPVHHFHEWW, via the coding sequence GTGAGCACCCCGACCGTCCTGTCCATCGCCGGCTCCGACCCTTCGGGCGGCGCCGGCATCCAGGCCGACCTCAAGACCTTCAGCGCCCTCGGTGCCTACGGCTGCGCAGCGCTGACGGCCCTCACCGCACAGAACACGCGGGGCGTCACCGGGATCCACCCGGTGCCGCCGGAGTTCGTGCGCGACCAGGTGCTCACTCTGGTGGACGACGTGCAGGTCGATGCGGTGAAGATCGGCATGCTCGGCAGCGCGGCCGTGGCAGAGGCGGTGGCCGACCTGGTGGGGGAGGTCCTGGACTGCCCCGTGGTGCTCGACCCGGTGATGGTGTCGACCGCCGGGGCGCGGTTGCTGGACCGCGACGCCGTCGAGGCCGTGCTGCGCCTGGCCCCGCTGGTCGACCTCGTGACCCCCAACGGCCCGGAGGCCGCGGTGATGCTGGGCTGCGAGGAGGCGCGGACGGTCACCCAGCAGACCGAGCAGGCACAGGAGCTGTACCGACGGCTGGGCACCCGCGTGCTGCTCAAGGGCGGTCACCTGCCGGGGCCGCGCGCCACGGACGTGCTGGCGGACCACGACGGGACGGCGACGCTCACCGCATTGAGGGTGGTCACGGACAACACGCACGGGACGGGGTGCACGCTCTCCTCGGCGATCGCGGCGCTGCTGCCGCAACGGGGGGACTGGGGCGACGCGATCGAGGGGGCGAAGGACTACCTGACGGACGCGCTCCGGCGGAGCGACGAGCTGGGCATCGGGCACGGCGCAGGCCCGGTCCACCACTTCCATGAGTGGTGGTGA
- a CDS encoding pyridoxamine 5'-phosphate oxidase family protein, protein MPPARAATTAGGTLVDRDPREIVHKIMRDTRIAVLTYTDEQGRLVSMPMGTQTFDDPSTVWFITGLDTDKVNAIRANPQVSVSYSSDDGWVSYSGTATPSQDKAKLDELWDASASAFMDTEKDDPRSGLLEIHRQTAEFWASDGAVRTAFEFAKGLVSKDRPDMGTNDTVQL, encoded by the coding sequence GTGCCGCCCGCCCGGGCGGCCACGACAGCAGGAGGAACCCTGGTTGACAGGGACCCCCGCGAGATCGTCCACAAGATCATGCGCGACACCCGCATCGCCGTGCTCACCTACACCGACGAGCAGGGACGCCTGGTGTCGATGCCGATGGGCACCCAGACGTTCGACGACCCGTCGACCGTCTGGTTCATCACCGGGCTGGACACCGACAAGGTCAACGCGATCCGCGCCAACCCGCAGGTGAGCGTCTCCTACTCCTCGGACGACGGCTGGGTCTCCTACTCCGGCACCGCGACCCCGAGCCAAGACAAGGCCAAGCTCGACGAGCTGTGGGACGCCTCCGCCTCGGCGTTCATGGACACCGAGAAGGACGACCCCCGCAGCGGCCTGCTGGAGATCCACCGCCAGACCGCCGAGTTCTGGGCGTCCGACGGCGCGGTGAGGACGGCGTTCGAGTTCGCCAAGGGCCTGGTCTCCAAGGACCGTCCAGACATGGGCACGAACGACACCGTCCAGCTCTGA
- a CDS encoding alpha-hydroxy acid oxidase produces the protein MRRQLPNPRELAPLMRFSKPTLNRTTARLAKAADIADVRRIARRVTPTGPFDYVDGAANSEESMRRNTEAYRNLELRPTVLRDVGEVDLSTEVFGQRSELPVGLAPTGFTRMMHAAGEPAVARAAQSAGVPYTLSTMGTTAIEDLAAQVPDARRWFQLYSWREDRDRARGLVERAQENGYDTLMVTVDTATGGLRYRDHRNGMTIPPQLTARTLVDASYRPRWWFDFLTTEPLRFATLSSSAGDSMDVIMKTFDPTLSWADIEWIREVWAGPLLVKGIQTPSDAQRALDAGCDGVYLSNHGGRQLDRAPVPLAELPGIREVLGPDVPIIVDSGITSGVDVLGALALGADFTMIGRAYLYGLMAGGQRGVERVLDILRAELQVGMQLLGVRSVDELGPQHVRLDHRAPRD, from the coding sequence GTGCGACGCCAACTTCCCAACCCTCGTGAACTCGCGCCGCTGATGCGGTTCAGCAAGCCCACCCTGAACCGCACCACCGCGCGGCTCGCCAAGGCGGCCGACATCGCCGACGTCCGACGCATCGCCCGCCGGGTCACGCCCACCGGACCGTTCGACTACGTCGACGGCGCAGCCAACTCCGAGGAGTCCATGCGCCGCAACACCGAGGCGTACCGCAACCTCGAGCTGCGCCCCACCGTTCTGCGCGACGTGGGCGAGGTGGACCTCTCCACCGAGGTCTTCGGCCAGCGCAGCGAGCTGCCCGTGGGCCTGGCCCCCACCGGATTCACCCGCATGATGCACGCCGCGGGTGAGCCCGCCGTGGCCCGCGCCGCACAGTCCGCCGGGGTGCCTTACACCCTGTCCACCATGGGGACCACGGCCATCGAGGACCTGGCGGCCCAGGTGCCAGACGCCCGCCGCTGGTTCCAGCTCTACTCGTGGCGCGAGGACCGCGATCGCGCTCGCGGCCTGGTGGAGCGGGCCCAAGAGAACGGGTACGACACGCTGATGGTCACCGTGGACACCGCCACCGGCGGCCTGCGCTATCGCGACCACCGCAACGGCATGACCATCCCGCCGCAGCTCACGGCCCGCACGCTGGTGGACGCCTCCTACCGGCCGCGCTGGTGGTTCGACTTCCTCACCACCGAGCCGCTGCGCTTCGCGACCCTCTCGAGCTCCGCCGGGGACTCGATGGACGTGATCATGAAGACCTTTGATCCCACCCTGTCGTGGGCGGACATCGAGTGGATCCGCGAGGTGTGGGCCGGTCCGCTGCTGGTCAAGGGCATCCAGACCCCCTCGGACGCCCAGCGGGCCCTCGATGCGGGGTGCGACGGCGTGTACCTGTCGAACCACGGTGGGCGGCAGCTCGACCGGGCACCCGTGCCACTGGCCGAGCTGCCCGGCATCCGCGAGGTGCTGGGGCCGGACGTGCCGATCATCGTGGACTCCGGCATCACCAGCGGCGTCGATGTGCTGGGAGCCCTGGCCTTGGGCGCCGACTTCACGATGATCGGCCGCGCCTACCTGTACGGGCTCATGGCCGGCGGGCAGCGGGGCGTGGAGCGGGTGCTCGACATCCTGCGGGCCGAGCTGCAGGTGGGCATGCAGCTGCTGGGCGTGCGCTCTGTGGACGAGCTGGGCCCGCAGCACGTGCGGCTGGACCACCGCGCCCCGCGGGACTGA
- a CDS encoding MerR family transcriptional regulator: MTDTPNPMSIGQFSSLTRLSVRMLRHYDKHDVLTPAEVDAASGYRLYTSDQLADAADVRRLRDVGFGVSAIAALLTSRGTPAWEHALRMQRQSLTADLLAAQQRMALLDRMLQTKEKTMSIEISETTLPSTTMVLLRGAIPSYSEEGVLWEQFIPELGRQGLTPIGPGGVVENDPTYVEAGPDVSVWLPVAPGTTARGPLEVHELPEQRAVKATITGPYSQISEAHAQMAQYMGQEGLTEASPGDGPVGKVVNRYLSDPSNTPEADLLTEVYRPLA, from the coding sequence ATGACCGACACCCCGAACCCGATGTCGATCGGGCAGTTCTCCTCCCTGACGCGGTTGAGCGTGCGCATGCTCCGTCACTATGACAAGCACGACGTCCTCACCCCCGCCGAGGTGGATGCTGCGAGCGGCTACCGCCTCTACACCAGCGACCAGCTGGCCGATGCGGCGGACGTGCGCAGGCTGCGTGACGTCGGGTTCGGCGTGTCCGCCATCGCCGCCCTGCTCACCAGCCGTGGCACACCGGCCTGGGAACACGCCCTGCGGATGCAGCGGCAGTCCCTCACCGCCGATCTCCTGGCGGCGCAGCAGCGGATGGCGCTCCTCGACCGGATGCTCCAGACAAAGGAGAAGACCATGAGCATCGAGATCAGCGAGACCACCCTGCCGTCCACCACGATGGTGCTGCTGCGGGGCGCCATCCCCAGCTACTCCGAAGAGGGGGTGCTGTGGGAGCAGTTCATCCCCGAGCTCGGGCGCCAGGGGCTCACCCCCATCGGCCCCGGGGGTGTGGTGGAGAACGACCCGACGTACGTGGAGGCCGGCCCCGACGTGTCCGTCTGGCTGCCGGTGGCCCCGGGGACCACGGCCAGGGGCCCGTTGGAGGTGCACGAGCTGCCGGAGCAGCGGGCGGTGAAGGCCACCATCACCGGCCCGTACTCCCAGATCAGCGAGGCGCACGCCCAGATGGCGCAGTACATGGGTCAGGAGGGGCTCACCGAGGCGAGCCCCGGTGACGGGCCGGTCGGCAAGGTGGTCAACCGCTACCTGAGCGACCCGTCGAACACGCCGGAGGCCGACCTGCTGACGGAGGTGTACCGCCCCCTGGCGTGA
- a CDS encoding transcriptional regulator, which yields MSTTHARHQLDEIIHAPTRFSIVAALASTDKAEFAAVRGAVEISDSTLSKQASALEQAHEARLAGDEFRLVHEGHAASVGGRIAGTRPRRRTGIVAGGS from the coding sequence ATGAGCACCACCCACGCCCGCCACCAGCTCGACGAGATCATCCACGCACCGACGCGCTTCAGCATCGTCGCCGCGCTGGCCTCCACCGACAAGGCCGAGTTCGCCGCCGTGCGCGGTGCGGTGGAGATCTCCGACTCGACCCTCTCCAAGCAGGCCTCGGCGCTGGAGCAGGCGCACGAAGCCCGTCTTGCCGGGGACGAGTTCCGCCTCGTCCATGAGGGCCATGCGGCCAGCGTGGGCGGCCGAATCGCTGGCACGCGCCCGCGCCGGAGGACCGGCATCGTCGCTGGTGGGTCTTGA
- the ald gene encoding alanine dehydrogenase, which produces MRIGVPTEVKNNEYRVGMTPVGVRELTGRGHEVLVQAGAGVGSSITDEEYAAQGARIVESADEVWGEAEMVVKVKEPIAEEYGRLRADQVLFTYLHLAAEPELTKALIDAGTTSIAYETVQRPDRSLPLLYPMSEVAGCLAPQVGAASLLKARGGRGVLMGGVGGVAGAKVAVLGAGTAGQNAANIAMGMGADVTLLDIDLEKLRMSFWRYGNRVHGIASSELAIERAVTEADLVIGSVLIPGAAAPKLVTNDLVAQMKPGSVLVDIAIDQGGCFEDSHPTTHDDPTFEVHDSIFYCVANMPGAVPATSTQALTNATLPYTLRIADAGWKAALGADEALAKGLATHAGSLYSAPVGEALGIESKDPAGLLG; this is translated from the coding sequence ATGCGCATCGGAGTCCCCACTGAGGTCAAGAACAACGAGTACCGGGTCGGCATGACCCCCGTCGGCGTCCGGGAGCTCACCGGCCGCGGCCACGAGGTGCTCGTGCAAGCCGGAGCCGGCGTGGGCTCCTCGATCACCGACGAGGAGTACGCCGCCCAGGGCGCCCGCATCGTGGAGTCCGCGGACGAGGTCTGGGGCGAGGCCGAGATGGTCGTCAAGGTCAAGGAGCCGATCGCCGAGGAGTACGGCCGCCTGCGCGCCGACCAGGTGCTGTTCACCTATCTGCACCTGGCCGCCGAGCCGGAGCTGACGAAGGCACTGATCGATGCGGGGACGACCTCCATCGCGTACGAGACGGTGCAGCGCCCCGACCGCTCCCTGCCGCTGCTGTACCCCATGAGCGAGGTCGCCGGCTGTCTCGCCCCCCAAGTGGGCGCGGCCTCCCTGCTCAAGGCCCGCGGTGGCCGTGGGGTGCTGATGGGCGGCGTCGGTGGCGTTGCGGGCGCAAAGGTGGCTGTGCTGGGCGCCGGGACCGCCGGCCAGAACGCCGCGAACATCGCGATGGGGATGGGCGCCGACGTCACGCTGCTCGACATCGACCTGGAGAAGCTCCGTATGAGCTTCTGGCGCTACGGCAACCGGGTGCACGGCATCGCGTCCTCGGAGCTGGCGATCGAGCGCGCGGTCACCGAGGCCGACCTGGTGATCGGCTCGGTGCTGATCCCCGGCGCCGCGGCCCCCAAGCTGGTGACGAACGACCTCGTGGCTCAGATGAAGCCGGGCAGCGTGCTGGTGGACATCGCCATCGACCAGGGCGGCTGCTTCGAGGACTCCCACCCCACCACGCACGACGACCCCACCTTCGAGGTGCACGACTCGATCTTCTACTGCGTGGCGAACATGCCCGGCGCCGTGCCAGCCACCTCCACGCAGGCCCTGACCAACGCGACCCTGCCGTACACGCTGCGGATCGCTGATGCGGGGTGGAAGGCCGCGCTGGGCGCTGATGAGGCACTCGCCAAGGGCCTGGCCACGCACGCCGGATCGCTGTACTCGGCGCCCGTCGGTGAGGCGCTCGGCATCGAGAGCAAGGACCCGGCCGGCCTGCTCGGCTGA
- a CDS encoding carbon starvation CstA family protein, with the protein MNSLVLVLVGIAMILAGYLLYSRWLATRVYTLDAGFRTPSHALRDDVDFVPTNKYVLWGHHFTSVAGAAPIVGPAVAVIWGWLPAFLWVTLGTIFFAGMHDLGALWASVRNRGQSIGSLSARYIGRRGANLFLVVIFLLLLMVNAAFAVVISGLLVSTPSAVIPTWGAIAVALLIGQAIYRFRWNLPIVSVVGVVALYALIWLGDQYPVSLPDTVLGMPASGVWIVILFAYAGIASVLPVWLLLQPRDYINGLQLFLALGILFAAVLISTPTVVAPAINDAVPEGTPGIAPLLFVTIACGAISGFHGMVASGTSSKQLDNETDARFVGYFGAVGEGLLALGAIVATTAGFQTLADWEEVYSAFGQGGVAAFVEGGGSIVQNGLGLPQSLSATILATTAVLFAATTMDTGVRLQRFVVSEIGEVMGVTLNKWVSTAIVLVVAVGLTFAAGADGSGGMLIWPLFGTTNQIMAGLTLAIVAVMLLRRGRPALPAIIPLTFVLIMSVLALLVQMGTFWQDRNWLLLVLDVIILVAAVWVIVEAVGAMVRASRGEVDDDEHDPLDADEGATARDAVSR; encoded by the coding sequence ATGAACTCGCTCGTCCTCGTCCTGGTCGGGATCGCCATGATCCTGGCCGGGTACCTCCTCTACTCCCGGTGGCTGGCCACCCGGGTGTACACGCTCGATGCGGGGTTCCGCACCCCCTCCCACGCCCTGCGCGACGACGTGGACTTCGTGCCCACGAACAAGTACGTGCTGTGGGGCCACCATTTCACCTCTGTGGCCGGTGCGGCTCCCATCGTGGGCCCGGCGGTGGCGGTGATCTGGGGCTGGCTACCGGCCTTCCTGTGGGTCACGCTCGGCACCATCTTCTTCGCCGGCATGCACGACCTGGGTGCACTGTGGGCCTCGGTGCGCAACCGGGGGCAGTCCATCGGCTCGCTGTCGGCCCGGTACATCGGGCGTCGCGGGGCCAACCTGTTCCTGGTCGTCATCTTCCTGCTGCTGCTGATGGTGAACGCGGCCTTCGCGGTGGTCATCTCCGGCCTGCTGGTCAGCACCCCGAGCGCGGTTATCCCCACCTGGGGCGCGATCGCCGTGGCCCTGCTGATCGGCCAGGCCATCTACCGCTTCCGCTGGAACCTGCCGATCGTCAGCGTGGTGGGCGTCGTCGCCCTGTACGCCCTGATCTGGCTGGGTGACCAGTACCCGGTCTCGCTGCCGGACACGGTCCTGGGCATGCCGGCCAGCGGCGTGTGGATCGTCATCTTGTTCGCCTACGCGGGCATCGCCTCGGTGCTGCCGGTGTGGCTCCTGCTGCAGCCGCGCGACTACATCAACGGCCTGCAACTCTTCCTGGCGCTGGGCATCCTGTTCGCCGCGGTGCTCATCTCCACCCCCACCGTGGTGGCCCCGGCCATCAACGACGCGGTGCCGGAGGGCACGCCGGGCATCGCGCCGCTGCTGTTCGTCACCATCGCCTGCGGCGCCATCTCCGGCTTCCACGGCATGGTCGCCTCGGGCACCAGCTCCAAGCAGCTCGACAACGAGACCGACGCCCGCTTCGTCGGGTACTTCGGCGCCGTGGGCGAGGGGCTGCTGGCCCTGGGTGCGATCGTCGCCACCACCGCCGGCTTCCAGACCCTCGCGGACTGGGAGGAGGTCTACAGCGCGTTCGGGCAGGGCGGTGTCGCCGCGTTCGTCGAGGGCGGTGGTTCCATCGTCCAGAACGGCCTGGGCCTGCCGCAGTCGCTGAGTGCCACCATCCTGGCCACCACGGCCGTGCTCTTCGCCGCGACCACCATGGACACCGGTGTGCGTCTGCAGCGCTTCGTGGTCTCGGAGATCGGCGAGGTCATGGGCGTGACGCTCAACAAGTGGGTCTCCACCGCCATCGTGCTGGTGGTGGCCGTGGGCCTGACCTTCGCCGCCGGTGCGGACGGCTCCGGTGGCATGCTCATCTGGCCGCTGTTCGGCACCACCAACCAGATCATGGCCGGGCTGACCCTCGCCATCGTCGCGGTGATGCTGCTGCGCCGTGGGCGCCCCGCGCTGCCGGCGATCATCCCGCTGACCTTCGTGCTGATCATGAGCGTGCTGGCCCTGCTGGTGCAGATGGGCACCTTCTGGCAGGACCGCAACTGGCTGCTGCTGGTGCTGGACGTGATCATCCTGGTGGCCGCCGTGTGGGTCATCGTCGAGGCCGTGGGCGCGATGGTGCGTGCCTCCCGCGGAGAGGTCGACGACGACGAGCACGACCCCCTCGACGCGGATGAGGGGGCGACGGCCCGAGATGCCGTCTCCCGCTGA
- a CDS encoding cory-CC-star protein yields the protein MPSPAESPDGLAGLGARVRAGLRAVGAWAEESYHLPYRSTLARAQADEDDLFMLMVLGESLGLPNPMGYHSLELLPAVYERFHVWHQRMGMDRSPLDHMSCC from the coding sequence ATGCCGTCTCCCGCTGAGTCCCCCGACGGCCTGGCCGGCCTGGGCGCGCGCGTCCGGGCCGGCCTGCGGGCCGTCGGTGCGTGGGCCGAGGAGAGCTACCACCTGCCCTACCGGTCGACGCTGGCCCGGGCGCAGGCCGACGAGGACGACCTGTTCATGCTGATGGTGCTGGGGGAGTCGCTCGGTCTGCCCAACCCGATGGGCTACCACTCCCTGGAGCTCCTGCCGGCCGTCTACGAGCGCTTCCACGTGTGGCACCAGCGGATGGGCATGGACCGCTCTCCGCTGGACCACATGTCCTGCTGCTGA
- a CDS encoding ArsA family ATPase yields the protein MSSLLETLLTRSTLFVGGKGGVGKTTMASAVALEAARRGRRTLLVSTDPAHNLGHLWGRRLGGRVTAVREGLEVLEIDPTREVEEHLAAVGRTMRRMMPEHLHGEVARHLDAAREAPGTQEAALLEAVADVVAGAPERDLVVFDTAPSGHTSRLLSLPEHLRAWTDALLARQDSSARFGQALRGLGDADASSRRARRDAEIRGVLERRRARFELLRTTFTAPETGFLLVMTAERLPADETLELHDTLAGLGVGIDGLVVNRRSPRDQGEFLARRHVQEQVHLDRVRTALPDLPALEIPLHDTDPVGEDGLAQVVRALAGEPG from the coding sequence ATGAGCTCACTGCTGGAGACCCTGCTGACCCGCTCCACCCTGTTTGTCGGGGGCAAGGGTGGGGTGGGCAAGACCACCATGGCCTCGGCCGTGGCCCTGGAGGCCGCGCGGCGGGGCCGGCGCACGCTGCTGGTCTCCACCGACCCGGCGCACAACCTCGGGCACCTGTGGGGCCGCCGCCTAGGGGGCCGGGTCACGGCGGTGCGCGAGGGCCTGGAGGTGCTGGAGATCGACCCCACCCGCGAGGTGGAGGAGCACCTGGCCGCCGTGGGGCGCACGATGCGGCGGATGATGCCGGAGCACCTGCACGGCGAGGTGGCCCGCCATCTGGACGCCGCACGGGAGGCCCCCGGCACGCAGGAGGCCGCGCTGCTGGAGGCCGTGGCGGACGTGGTGGCCGGCGCCCCGGAGCGGGACCTGGTGGTGTTCGACACCGCGCCCTCGGGGCACACCTCGCGCCTGCTCTCCCTGCCCGAGCACCTCCGCGCCTGGACCGACGCGCTGCTGGCGCGGCAGGACTCCTCGGCCCGCTTCGGGCAGGCGCTGCGGGGCCTGGGGGACGCCGATGCGAGCTCCCGGCGGGCCCGGCGCGATGCGGAGATCCGCGGGGTGCTCGAGCGCCGGCGGGCCCGCTTCGAGCTGCTGCGCACCACCTTCACCGCCCCGGAGACGGGCTTCCTGCTGGTGATGACCGCCGAGCGGCTGCCCGCCGACGAGACGCTGGAGCTCCACGACACCCTGGCCGGCCTGGGGGTGGGCATCGACGGGCTGGTGGTGAACCGGCGGTCCCCACGCGACCAGGGGGAGTTCCTCGCCCGCCGGCACGTCCAGGAGCAGGTGCACCTGGACCGGGTGCGGACCGCGTTGCCGGACCTGCCCGCCCTGGAGATCCCCTTGCACGACACCGACCCGGTGGGTGAGGACGGGCTCGCGCAGGTGGTCAGGGCTCTGGCCGGCGAGCCGGGCTGA
- a CDS encoding vitamin K epoxide reductase family protein produces the protein MSERIEETGTSGPGWATDKALGWLLTLTGLVGWAASATLVWERLNLYENPLHRTSCDVNPLVSCGTVMQTPQAELFGFPNPLIGIVGYALVVAFGVALLAGAHFSRWLWACIWVGVALAGVFLIWLWSQALFEIVKLCIYCMVAWAATIPMFLGLTGALVSRGTFGLSDGVRRFAREWTWVTVIVVYVAVTASVLAVFLPKFMAQ, from the coding sequence GTGAGCGAACGCATCGAGGAGACCGGCACGTCCGGGCCCGGGTGGGCCACGGACAAAGCCCTGGGCTGGCTATTGACCCTCACCGGCCTGGTCGGCTGGGCCGCCAGCGCCACCCTGGTCTGGGAACGGCTGAACCTGTATGAGAACCCGCTGCACCGCACCTCCTGCGACGTGAACCCGCTGGTTAGCTGCGGCACCGTGATGCAGACCCCGCAGGCCGAGCTGTTCGGCTTCCCCAACCCGCTGATCGGCATCGTCGGCTACGCGCTGGTGGTGGCCTTCGGCGTCGCCCTGCTGGCCGGCGCCCACTTCTCCCGCTGGCTGTGGGCGTGCATCTGGGTGGGCGTCGCCCTGGCCGGGGTGTTCCTCATCTGGCTGTGGTCGCAGGCGCTGTTCGAGATCGTGAAGCTCTGCATCTACTGCATGGTCGCGTGGGCCGCCACCATCCCGATGTTCCTCGGCCTCACCGGCGCCCTGGTGAGCCGGGGCACCTTCGGCCTGTCCGATGGGGTGCGCCGCTTCGCCCGCGAGTGGACCTGGGTGACGGTGATCGTGGTCTACGTGGCCGTCACCGCATCGGTGCTCGCGGTGTTCCTTCCGAAGTTCATGGCCCAGTGA
- a CDS encoding SRPBCC family protein produces MAQNFIVSRSREIAAAPETVFPYLDDLHRWQLWSPWEGLDADLHRTYSEPANGVGARYAWEGNRKAGKGRLEITHAEPSRVALDLHFEKPFRADSQVAFTLEPTALGTLVTWAMSGRKNLMMRALSPVVNMDKMLGQDVEKGLAQLQVAVERGA; encoded by the coding sequence ATGGCCCAAAACTTCATCGTGTCGCGCTCCCGTGAGATCGCCGCCGCCCCCGAGACGGTCTTCCCCTACCTCGACGACCTGCACCGCTGGCAGCTGTGGTCCCCCTGGGAGGGTCTGGACGCCGACCTGCACCGCACCTACTCCGAGCCCGCCAACGGGGTGGGCGCCCGGTACGCGTGGGAGGGCAACCGCAAGGCCGGCAAGGGCCGCCTGGAGATCACCCACGCCGAGCCGTCGCGGGTGGCCCTGGACCTCCACTTCGAGAAGCCCTTCCGTGCGGACAGCCAAGTGGCCTTCACGCTGGAGCCCACGGCGCTCGGCACGCTGGTCACCTGGGCCATGAGTGGCCGGAAGAACCTCATGATGCGGGCGCTCTCGCCGGTCGTAAACATGGACAAGATGCTTGGCCAGGACGTCGAGAAGGGGCTGGCCCAGCTGCAGGTCGCCGTCGAGCGCGGCGCCTGA
- the nadE gene encoding ammonia-dependent NAD(+) synthetase translates to MRELQRVIVDEMGVRAQVDPAQEVERRVDFLVNYLRATGTKGFVLGISGGVDSTLAGRLAQLAAERHREQGGDAVFVAVRLPHHVQHDEDDARAAMQFVAADEEVIYDVGPAVDAFEEQFAVALGQEVSDFNKGNIKARLRMVAQYAIAGERSLLVVGTDHGAESVTGFFTKFGDGGADILPLFGLHKGQNRELARHLGAPERLWAKVPTADLLDDQPGRPDEDELGLTYADIDTYLEGGEVPDEVADRIEQRWRTSRHKRTTPVTIHDTWWRTDNQMED, encoded by the coding sequence ATGCGTGAACTCCAGAGGGTCATCGTCGACGAGATGGGCGTGCGGGCGCAGGTCGACCCGGCGCAGGAGGTCGAGCGCCGCGTCGACTTCCTCGTGAACTATCTGCGCGCCACGGGCACGAAGGGCTTCGTCCTGGGTATCTCCGGCGGCGTGGACTCCACCCTGGCCGGGCGGCTGGCCCAGCTGGCCGCCGAGCGGCACCGTGAGCAGGGGGGCGATGCGGTGTTCGTCGCCGTCCGCCTGCCGCACCACGTGCAGCACGACGAGGACGACGCCCGGGCCGCGATGCAGTTCGTCGCCGCCGACGAGGAGGTCATCTACGACGTCGGGCCGGCGGTGGACGCCTTCGAGGAGCAGTTCGCCGTCGCGCTGGGGCAGGAGGTCAGCGACTTCAACAAGGGGAACATCAAGGCCCGGCTGCGGATGGTGGCCCAGTACGCCATCGCCGGCGAGCGCTCGCTGCTGGTCGTCGGCACCGACCACGGGGCGGAGTCGGTCACCGGCTTCTTCACCAAGTTCGGCGACGGCGGCGCGGACATCCTGCCGCTGTTCGGCCTGCACAAGGGCCAGAACCGCGAGCTCGCGCGTCACTTGGGAGCGCCGGAGCGGCTCTGGGCGAAGGTGCCCACCGCCGACCTGCTCGACGACCAGCCCGGCCGTCCCGACGAGGACGAGCTCGGCCTCACCTACGCGGACATCGACACCTACCTCGAGGGCGGTGAGGTCCCCGACGAGGTGGCCGACCGCATCGAGCAGAGGTGGCGCACCTCGCGACACAAGCGCACTACCCCGGTCACGATCCACGACACGTGGTGGCGCACCGACAACCAGATGGAGGACTGA